GGGAGCGGTTCGCGTAGCCTCCGGGCCATGCATGCGATCACCATCGAGCAGCCCGGCGGCCCCGAGGCCCTGGTCTGGACCGACGTACCCGATCCGGTGGCGGGCGAGGGCGAGGTGCTCGTCGAGGTCGCGGCGAGCGCCGTGAACCGCGCGGACGTCCTCCAGCGGCAGGGGTTCTACGATCCCCCGCCCGGCGCGTCCCGGTACCCCGGGCTGGAGTGCTCCGGTCGGATCACCGCGATCGGGCCGGGAGTGTCCGGTTGGTCGGTGGGCGACGAGGTGTGCGCCCTGCTGGCCGGCGGCGGGTACGCGGAGCGGGTGGCCGTCCCGGCGGGACAACTGCTGCCGGTGCCCGACGGCCTGGACCCGGTGACGGCGGCGGCGCTGCCGGAGGTGGTCACGACGGTGTGGTCGAACGTGTTCATGGTGGCGGGGCTGCGCCCCGGCGAGACCCTCCTCGTGCACGGCGGCTCCAGCGGGATCGGCACCATGGCGATCCAGTTGGGCAAGGCGGTCGGCGCGAGGGTGGCGGTGACGGCGGGCGGCAAGGAGAAGCTGGCGCGCTGCGCGGAGTTGGGCGCGGACATCCTGATCGACTACCGCGAGCAGGACTTCGTCGAGGAGGTACGGGCCGCGACCGGCGGGGCCGGGGCGGACGTGATCCTGGACATCATGGGCGCGAAGTACCTGTCACGGAACCTGGACGCCCTGGCCGTCAACGGCCGGCTCGCGATCATCGGGCTCCAGGGCGGGGTGAAGGCCGAGGTGAACCTGGGCGCGCTGCTGGCGAAGCGTGCGGCGATCACCGCGACCTCGCTGCGGGCACGGCCGCTGGAGGAGAAGGCGGCGATCGTCGCGGCGGTACGGGAGCACGTGTGGCCTCTGGTGGCGGCGGGCCGGGTGCGCCCCGTGGTCCACGCCACGTACCCGATGCGGGACGCCGCCGAGGCCCACCGGGTCATGGAGTCCAGCGCGCACGTCGGCAAACTGCTGCTCACCACGGCCTGAGCCGGAACCCGTCTCCCGAACCCGTCCCGGGCCCCCGGGACACCGTCCCGGTGCCGCGTACGGCGGCCCCGGGACGGCGGGGGTGCTACAGCGAGCGCAGCAGGACGGCGGGCGATTCGACGCAGTCGGCCACGTACCGCAGGAAGCCGCCGGCCGTGCCTCCGTCGCAGACCCGGTGGTCGAACGTCAGTGACAGCTGCACGACCTGACGGACGGCCAGCTCCCCCCGGTACACCCACGGCTTCGGGATGATCCGGCCCACCCCCAGCATCGCCGCCTCCGGGTGGTTGATGATCGGCGTGGAACCGTCCACTCCGAACACCCCGTAGTTGTTGAGGGTGAACGTCCCGCCCGTGAGGTCGGACGGGGCCAGCTTCCCGGACCGTGCCAACTCCGTCAGTCGCCCGAACTCCGCCGACAGCGTCTCGGGGTTGCGGGTCTGCGCGTCCCGGACCACCGGGACGACCAGGCCGCGTTCCGTCTGCGCGGCGAACCCGAGGTGCACCGACGGCAGCCGGACGATCTCCTTCGCCGCCAGGTCCACGGTGGAGTTGAGTTCCGGGTACTTGGCCAGGGCGGCCGTGCAGATCCGGGCCAGCAGCGCCAGTACCGAGATCTTGGGCCCGCCCGCGGCGTTCATCGCGCTCCGCGCGGCCATCAGTTCGGTGGCGTCCGCGTCGACCCAGCAGGTGGCCTCGGGGATCTCCCGCCGGCTGCGCGAGAGCTTCTCGGCGACGGCTCCCCGTACGCCCTTCAGCGGAATCCGCACCTCGCCCGCGACGGCGACGACGGGAACCGGCGCGGGGGCCGGGGCCGGTTCGGCCGCCCGCAGTGCGGCCAGCGCCGCCTCGACGTCGGCCCGCAGGATCAGCCCCTCGGGCCCCGACCCCGTCAGCGCGCGCAGGTCGACCCCGCCGTCCTTGGCCAGCTTGCGCACCAGCGGCGAGATCACGGGCACCGGGCCGGCGACGGGCGCCGGAACAACGGGAACGACCGGAACCGCCGGAGCGACCGGAGCGGCGACGACGGGTGCCGACACCGCGGCGGTGACGGGTCGCACCCGTCGCCGACGCGCCGGGCGCGAGTGGTCCTCGCCGTAACCGATCAGGGGCCGGGGCACGTTGCCCGCGCCCTCGGCCCCGGCCGCCTGCGCGGCCGGGGCCTGCGGGAGGGACGCCGCCCCCACCGCGACGGTGATCAGCGGGGCTCCCACCGGCAGCTCCGTCCCCTCCTCCCCGAAGCGGGCGGTGACCACACCGCCGTAGGGACACGGGACCTCGACCATCGCCTTGGCCGTCTCCACCTCGACCACCGGCTGGTCGATCTCGACGACGTCGCCGACCGCCACCAGCCAGCGGACGATCTCCGCCTCGGTGAGTCCCTCGCCGAGGTCCGGCAGCTTGAACTCCAGTACCTGCGGCATCAGTTCTCCCACTGCAGGCGGGCCACGGTGTCCAGGATCCGGTCCACGCCGGGCAGGTGGTGCTTCTCCAGCATCGGCGGCGGGTACGGGATGTCGAACCCGGTCACCCGCAGCACCGGCGCCTCCAGGTGGTGGAAGCAGCGCTCCGTCACGCGGGCGGCGATCTCCGCGCCCGGTCCGCCGAAGCCGCCGGCCTCGTGGACCACCACCGCTCGCCCGGTGCGGCGCACGGAGGCGACGACCGTCTCCTCGTCGAAGGGGACCAGCGAGCGCAGGTCCACGACCTCCAGGTCCCAGCCCTCCTCGCGGGCCGCCTCGGCGGCCTCCAGGCACACCGGCAGGGAGGGCCCGTAGGTGATCAGCGTCGCGCTCGTGCCCGCCCTGCGGACCAGCGCCTTGCCGATGCCGGGCACGGCCGCCGGGGTCTCGGGAGACCAGTCGGCCTTCGACCAGTACAGCCGCTTCGGCTCCAGGAAGATCACCGGGTCGTCGCTCGCGATGGACGCGCGCAGCAGCCCGTAGGCGTCCTCCACGGTCGCCGGGGTGACCACGGTCAGGCCCGGGGTGGCGACGTAGTACGCCTCGGAGGAGTCGCAGTGGTGCTCGACACCGCCGATCCCGCCGCCGTACGGCACCCGGATGGTGATCGGCAGCGGCATCGCGCCGCGGGTGCGGTTGCGCATCTTCGCGACGTGCGAGATCAGCTGCTCGAAGGCCGGGTACGCGAACGCGTCGAACTGCATCTCCACGACCGGCCGCAGCCCGTACATGGCCATGCCGACGGCGGCGCCGAGGATGCCGGCCTCCGCGAGCGGCGTGTCCGTGCACCGGTCGTCGCCGAACTCCTTCGCGAGCCCGTCGGTGATCCGGAAGACCCCGCCGAGCGTGCCGACGTCCTCGCCCATCACGTGGACGGTCGGGTCCTCGGCCATCGCGTCGCGCATCGCCCGGCCCAGGGCCTGGGCCATGGTCGCCGGCTTGGCGACGGGCCTGGCCGCGGTGGTGGTCGTCATCACTCGTTCCCCGCTTCGAGTTCGGCGCGCAGCATCTCGGCCTGTTCGCGCAGCCGGTCGGTCTGCTCCTCGTAGACGTGCGCGAAGAGGTCCATCGGGTCGAGCACCGGATCGGCGTTCATCCCGTCGCGCAGCGCCGCCGCCATCGCGTCGGCCGCGTCCTTCGCCGCCTGGATGCCCTCCGCGTCCAACAGGCCGCGCGCGGTCAGTTCGCGCTCCAGCAGGGCCACCGGGTCGTGCGCCTTCCAGGCCTCCACCTCGGCGTCCGAGCGGTAGCGGGTGGCGTCGTCGGCGTTGGTGTGCGCCTCCATGCGGTACGTGACGGCCTCGATCATGGTGGGGCCGCCGCCCGAGCGGGCCCGCCGGACCGCCTCGGACAGCACCTCGTGCATCGCGGCGATGTCGTTGCCGTCGACCAGCCGGCCCGGCATCCCGTACCCGACGGCCTTGTGGGCCAGGGTCGGGGCGGCGGTCTGCTTGGCGAGCGGGACGGATATCGCGAAGCCGTTGTTCTGCACGAGGAAGACGACCGGGGCCTGCCAGACGGCGGCGAAGTTCATCGCCTCGTGGAAGTCGCCCTCGCTGGTGCCGCCGTCGCCGACCATGGCGAGCGCGACCACGTCGTCCCCGCGCAGTCGGGCGGCGTGCGCCAGGCCGACCGCGTGCGGGAGCTGGGTGGCGAGCGGGGTGGAGAGCGGGGCGATCCGGTGCTCGCGCGGGTCGTACCCGGTGTGCCAGTCGCCGCGCAGGAGCGTCAGGGCCTGTACGGGGTCCAGCCCGCGCGCCACGGCGGCGAGGGTGTCGCGGTAGCTCGGGAAGAGCCAGTCGCGCTCCTCCAGGACCATCGCGGCGGCGATCTCGCAGGCCTCCTGGCCGACGGTCGAGGGGTACACGGCGAGCCGGCCCTGCTTGGTGAGCGCGGTGGCCTGGGCGTTGTAGCGGCGGCCTCGCACGAGCTCGGCGTAGCACCGGCGCATCAGCTCGGGGTCGAGCCCGTCGGCGGCCGGGGTGCCCAGCACCCGGTACGGCTCGGGGTCCGGGAGCAGCGGGGCGGCATCCGTGCGGGGACTCCAGGCGGGCGGCGTGAAACGGTGGGACGCACCGGCACCGGGCAGCTCTTGGACCGTCATGGCGGCGTACACCTCCTCGTGGGAAGCGGGCAGGGAGCACCCCGGGTGTGAGGCGCCTCACCTACCGATTGTTCGGTTGTCCGCGCAATTTGGCTACAGCCGGCTCCAGGCTGTGGACAAAGTGGCGGCGGGGCCGTGGGATGGGTGCAGGACGTCCAACGCAGGGAGGCAGTGGGCAATGCCGGATGAACAAATGGCCGGAGCCGGTTCCGCGCCGGCCGTACCCGGTGGTGTCACGGGCGCCCCGCCGGTCCCGTCCGGGCCCCCCGCGACGGCCGCCCCGCCGCCCCGGCCGCTCGATTCGATCGACCGGTCGATCATGCGGCTGCTCCAGGCGGACGGCAGGGCGTCGATACGGTCGGTGGCCGAGCAGGTCCACGTGTCGCGGGCCAACGCGTACGCCCGGATCAACCGGCTGATCGACGACGGGGTCATCCGCGGCTTCACGGCGCGGGTCGACCACGAGCGGGCGGGCCAGGGGGCCTCCGCCTACATCACCCTGAAGATCGTGCAGAACTCCTGGCGGACGGTGCGCGAGCAGCTCCGCGAACTCCCGGGCGCGGCGCACATCGCCCTGGTCAGCGGTGATTTCGACGTCCTGCTGCTGGTCCACACGCCGGACAACCGCACCCTGCGGGAGCTGGTGCTCACCCGCCTCCAGTCCATCCCGGAGGTGCTGTCCACCCGCACGCTGCTGGTGTTCGAGGAGACGGACCTCCTCGACACCGACACCCGTGCGCCCGGCCCCGCCCTCCCGGACGACCCGGAACCGGCGTGAGGGCGCGCCCGGCGCCCCGGTTCTCGGGCGGCACCGGGACTCCCGCGCGCCCCGCTGGGCCGTCCGGGTGAGGCCCGGCCGCCGCGCGGCTCCCGTACGGCCCGTGCGGCCCGTACGGCTCCGCCGGGGTCACTTCTGGGCGCGGAGACCGTCCAGGGCCATGTGGACGACCGCGTCGGCGAGCTGCGCGTGGTCGGCGCCCGGGTAGGGGCGGTACCACTCGACCAGGGAGTTGACCATGCCGAAGAGCAGCCGGGTCGCGAGCCTGATGTCCACGTCCGCGCGCAGGTCGCCGTCGGCCGCCGCGGCCTTGAGGAGGTCGGCCACCGCGTGGTCGAACTCGCGGCGGCGCTCCAGTGCCCAGCGTTCGGTCCGGGTGTTGCCGCGCACCCGCAGCAGCAGGGTCACGTAGGGGAGTTCGGCGAGCAGCACCTCGACCGTCCGCCGGGTGACGTACTCGACGCGCTCGACCGCCGGGCCGCGTACCGCTCCCGGCTCCTCCAGGACCGCGAAGAGACCGTCCAGCGCGCGGCTGACGGCCCGGCGCAGGAGTTCCTCCTTGCCGGCGACGTGGTGGTAGATCGAGGACTTGGAGATCCCCGCGGCCTTGGAGAGGTGTTCCATCGAGGTGCCGTCGTAGCCGCGCTCGTTGAAGACCTGGACCGCGACGGAGAGCAGCGTCTCCGGTGTGTAGGTGTCCCGCCGGGGCGTCGTCACTCCGCGTCCCCCTCCGTCCCGTCCGTGCCCGATCCGACCGCCCCGTCCGTGCCCGTGTCACCCGGTCCCGCGTCTTCCGCTTCGTCGTCGCCCGCCGCGTAGCCGAGCCGGTACAGCGCGAGCGAGGGGGCGTAGCGGCCGCCCGGGCAGCGTTCGTCGAGGTGGTGCAGGAGGTCGTACGCCCAGTCCCGGCCGAGCCGGTCGTGCCATTCGGCGGGGCCCATCGGGTAGTTGACGCCCAGTCGCATCGCCGTGTCGATGTCCTCGGCGGCGGCGACCCCGCGCGCGACGGCGTCGGCCGTGAGGTCGATCAGCATGGCGACGGTCCGGGCGACGATCATGCCGGGGACGTCGCCGATGACGGAGACCTTCTTGCCGAGCTTCTGGAACAGGCCGATCGCCTCGGCCAGGGTCTGTTCGGTGGTGTCCTCGCCGGCGGACAGGGCGATCCGGGTGGCGTCGCGGTAGTCGAGCGCGAGGTCGAAGTAGACGACGTCCGCGAACTCGATGGAGGTCTTGCCGTCCGCGAGCACCAGTTGCCCCTCGCCGGGGAGCTGGATGTACGGCCCCCCGTGCTCGGTGGACTCGACCGCGATCCCGGCCTCCTCCAGGAGCTCCGTCAGCGCGGACGCCGGGCCGAGGTCCCCGACGACGGTGACCTTGGCGGGCGCCTCCTCGGGGCCCGCGGTGTGCGGGACGGGCTCGGGGGCGGCCTCGCCGTACGGGAACCAGCCGTGGCCCGACTTGCGGCCGAGGCGACCCGACTGGACCAGCCGGCGCTGCGCGAGGGAGGGGGTGAACTTGGGGCTGCGGAAGAACGACTCCCAGACGGAGCGGGTGACGGCCTCGTTGACGTCCTGGCCGATGAGGTCGGTCAGTGCGAACGGGCCCATCTTGAAGCCGCCGCTCTCGCGGAGCACGGCGTCGATGGTGGCCGGGTCGGCGCCCCGCTCCTCGTACACCGCGAAGGCCTCGGCGTAGAAGGGGCGGGCGATCCGGTTCACGATGAAGCCGGGGGTGTCGGCGCAGCGGACCGGCGTCTTGCGCCAGCCCAGGACGGTGTCGTACGCGCGCTCGGCGGCGGCCGGGTCGGTCGCGAAGCCGCTGACCACCTCGACGAGCGGGAGCAGCGGGGCGGGGTTGAAGAAGTGCAGGCCGAGGAAGCGGCCGGGGTGCGCGAGTCCCGCGGCGATCTCCGTCACGGAGAGGGAGGAGGTGTTGGTGGCCAGCAGCGCGTCCGGCGAAACCACCTCTTCGAGCGCGGCGAAGAGCGCGCGCTTGACGGTGACGTCCTCGACGACGGCCTCGATGACGAGTGCGGCGTCGGCGAGGTCCGCGAGGTCGCGTGCGCAGCCGATCCGGCCGATCGCGTCGTCGGCCTCGGCGCGGTCCAGGCGCCCCTTGGCGACCATGCGCTCGACGCGGTCCTGCACGAGGCCGAGACCGTCCCGCGCGAGGGATTCGTTGACGTCGTGGATCAGCACCGGGTGACCTGCGAGGAGGGCGACCTGGGCGATGCCCTGCCCCATCGTGCCGGCGCCGATGACCGCCACAGTGCGGGACCGCTCGATTGCTGTCATGACCCGATCCTCCCGCACCGACTTGTCCACAGGTCCGCCGGGCCCTCTTGTCCCGACCGATCGTTCGGTTACTCTAACTCCAGTCTGCTCTTCTTCACCCGCCCCTGCCGGATCCCAGTCTGCGAACCAGCCCGATCTTGCCCGGCTCAACGAGGAGTTGGTCCCTGATGGCCGCCGAGCCCACCGTCCCCCAGCTGACCGAGAAGCACCGTCCCACCCTGGACCAGGCGCTGTCGGCCATCCGCACCCGCGCCTACTGGTCCCCGCATCCCGAGCACCCCAAGGCCTACGGGGAGACCGCCCCGGCCGACGGGCTCGCGGCGTTCGAGGCCCTGCGCGGCACCCGTTTCGAACTCGACCAGCCCGGCACCGACGGCTGGACGGGCGGCGAGGTGTCCCCGTACGGCCCCGAGCTGGGCGTCGAGTACCCGCACGCCGACCCGGAGGTGCTGCTGCCCGCGATGCGCGCGGGCATGGGCGCCTGGCGGGACGCCGGTCCCGAGACCCGCGCCGTGGTCTGCGTCGAGATCCTCGCCCGGATCTCGGCCCGCACGCACGAGTTCGCCCACGCGGTGATGCACACCAGCGGCCAGGCCTTCATGATGGCGTTCCAGGCGGGCGGCCCCCACGCGCAGGACCGCGGTCTGGAGGCCGTGGCCTACGCGTACGAGGAGCAGACCCGCGTCCCGGGGCAGACCGACTGGGAGAAGCCGCAGGGCAAGAAGGACCCGCTCAAGCTCGGCAAGACGTTCACCGCCGTGCCGCGCGGCATCGCGCTGATGATCGGCTGCAACACCTTCCCCACCTGGAACGGCTACCCGGGCCTGTTCGCCTCCCTGGCCACCGGCAACGCCGTCCTGGTGAAGCCGCACCCCCGGGCGATCCTCCCGCTCGCGCTGACGGTGCGGGTGGCCCGCGAGGTCCTCGCCGAGGCCGGCTTCGACCCGAACCTGGTGGCGCTGGCGGTGGAGCGGCCGGGCGAGGGCATCGCCAAGACGCTCGCCGTGCGCCCCGAGATCAAGCTGATCGACTACACCGGCTCCACGGAGTTCGGCGACTGGCTGGAGGCCAACGCCCGCCAGGCGCAGGTGTACACGGAGAAGGCCGGCGTGAACACCGTCGTCCTCGACTCCACGGACGACTACAAGGGCATGCTGTCCAACCTGGCGTTCTCGCTGTCCCTCTACAGCGGCCAGATGTGCACCACCCCGCAGAACCTGCTGATCCCGCGCGAGGGCATCGCCACCGACGCCGGACACAAGACGTACGACGAGG
This region of Streptomyces sp. NBC_00513 genomic DNA includes:
- the paaN gene encoding phenylacetic acid degradation protein PaaN; this translates as MAAEPTVPQLTEKHRPTLDQALSAIRTRAYWSPHPEHPKAYGETAPADGLAAFEALRGTRFELDQPGTDGWTGGEVSPYGPELGVEYPHADPEVLLPAMRAGMGAWRDAGPETRAVVCVEILARISARTHEFAHAVMHTSGQAFMMAFQAGGPHAQDRGLEAVAYAYEEQTRVPGQTDWEKPQGKKDPLKLGKTFTAVPRGIALMIGCNTFPTWNGYPGLFASLATGNAVLVKPHPRAILPLALTVRVAREVLAEAGFDPNLVALAVERPGEGIAKTLAVRPEIKLIDYTGSTEFGDWLEANARQAQVYTEKAGVNTVVLDSTDDYKGMLSNLAFSLSLYSGQMCTTPQNLLIPREGIATDAGHKTYDEVVADLAASVGGLLGDDARANALLGALVNPDVKARLEAAAGLGEVALASREVANPEFPDAVVRTPVMVKLDAAKADPEAPYLSECFGPVSFAVAVDSTADALELLRRTVREKGAMTVGAYTTSADTERAVEAVCLEESAQLSLNLTGGVFVNQTAAFSDFHGSGGNPAANAALCDGAFVANRFRVVEVRRQA
- a CDS encoding alpha-ketoacid dehydrogenase subunit beta, coding for MTTTTAARPVAKPATMAQALGRAMRDAMAEDPTVHVMGEDVGTLGGVFRITDGLAKEFGDDRCTDTPLAEAGILGAAVGMAMYGLRPVVEMQFDAFAYPAFEQLISHVAKMRNRTRGAMPLPITIRVPYGGGIGGVEHHCDSSEAYYVATPGLTVVTPATVEDAYGLLRASIASDDPVIFLEPKRLYWSKADWSPETPAAVPGIGKALVRRAGTSATLITYGPSLPVCLEAAEAAREEGWDLEVVDLRSLVPFDEETVVASVRRTGRAVVVHEAGGFGGPGAEIAARVTERCFHHLEAPVLRVTGFDIPYPPPMLEKHHLPGVDRILDTVARLQWEN
- a CDS encoding NAD(P)H-quinone oxidoreductase, producing the protein MHAITIEQPGGPEALVWTDVPDPVAGEGEVLVEVAASAVNRADVLQRQGFYDPPPGASRYPGLECSGRITAIGPGVSGWSVGDEVCALLAGGGYAERVAVPAGQLLPVPDGLDPVTAAALPEVVTTVWSNVFMVAGLRPGETLLVHGGSSGIGTMAIQLGKAVGARVAVTAGGKEKLARCAELGADILIDYREQDFVEEVRAATGGAGADVILDIMGAKYLSRNLDALAVNGRLAIIGLQGGVKAEVNLGALLAKRAAITATSLRARPLEEKAAIVAAVREHVWPLVAAGRVRPVVHATYPMRDAAEAHRVMESSAHVGKLLLTTA
- a CDS encoding 3-hydroxyacyl-CoA dehydrogenase, with amino-acid sequence MTAIERSRTVAVIGAGTMGQGIAQVALLAGHPVLIHDVNESLARDGLGLVQDRVERMVAKGRLDRAEADDAIGRIGCARDLADLADAALVIEAVVEDVTVKRALFAALEEVVSPDALLATNTSSLSVTEIAAGLAHPGRFLGLHFFNPAPLLPLVEVVSGFATDPAAAERAYDTVLGWRKTPVRCADTPGFIVNRIARPFYAEAFAVYEERGADPATIDAVLRESGGFKMGPFALTDLIGQDVNEAVTRSVWESFFRSPKFTPSLAQRRLVQSGRLGRKSGHGWFPYGEAAPEPVPHTAGPEEAPAKVTVVGDLGPASALTELLEEAGIAVESTEHGGPYIQLPGEGQLVLADGKTSIEFADVVYFDLALDYRDATRIALSAGEDTTEQTLAEAIGLFQKLGKKVSVIGDVPGMIVARTVAMLIDLTADAVARGVAAAEDIDTAMRLGVNYPMGPAEWHDRLGRDWAYDLLHHLDERCPGGRYAPSLALYRLGYAAGDDEAEDAGPGDTGTDGAVGSGTDGTEGDAE
- a CDS encoding dihydrolipoamide acetyltransferase family protein, with product MPQVLEFKLPDLGEGLTEAEIVRWLVAVGDVVEIDQPVVEVETAKAMVEVPCPYGGVVTARFGEEGTELPVGAPLITVAVGAASLPQAPAAQAAGAEGAGNVPRPLIGYGEDHSRPARRRRVRPVTAAVSAPVVAAPVAPAVPVVPVVPAPVAGPVPVISPLVRKLAKDGGVDLRALTGSGPEGLILRADVEAALAALRAAEPAPAPAPVPVVAVAGEVRIPLKGVRGAVAEKLSRSRREIPEATCWVDADATELMAARSAMNAAGGPKISVLALLARICTAALAKYPELNSTVDLAAKEIVRLPSVHLGFAAQTERGLVVPVVRDAQTRNPETLSAEFGRLTELARSGKLAPSDLTGGTFTLNNYGVFGVDGSTPIINHPEAAMLGVGRIIPKPWVYRGELAVRQVVQLSLTFDHRVCDGGTAGGFLRYVADCVESPAVLLRSL
- a CDS encoding TetR/AcrR family transcriptional regulator; its protein translation is MTTPRRDTYTPETLLSVAVQVFNERGYDGTSMEHLSKAAGISKSSIYHHVAGKEELLRRAVSRALDGLFAVLEEPGAVRGPAVERVEYVTRRTVEVLLAELPYVTLLLRVRGNTRTERWALERRREFDHAVADLLKAAAADGDLRADVDIRLATRLLFGMVNSLVEWYRPYPGADHAQLADAVVHMALDGLRAQK
- a CDS encoding Lrp/AsnC family transcriptional regulator — translated: MPDEQMAGAGSAPAVPGGVTGAPPVPSGPPATAAPPPRPLDSIDRSIMRLLQADGRASIRSVAEQVHVSRANAYARINRLIDDGVIRGFTARVDHERAGQGASAYITLKIVQNSWRTVREQLRELPGAAHIALVSGDFDVLLLVHTPDNRTLRELVLTRLQSIPEVLSTRTLLVFEETDLLDTDTRAPGPALPDDPEPA
- the pdhA gene encoding pyruvate dehydrogenase (acetyl-transferring) E1 component subunit alpha — protein: MTVQELPGAGASHRFTPPAWSPRTDAAPLLPDPEPYRVLGTPAADGLDPELMRRCYAELVRGRRYNAQATALTKQGRLAVYPSTVGQEACEIAAAMVLEERDWLFPSYRDTLAAVARGLDPVQALTLLRGDWHTGYDPREHRIAPLSTPLATQLPHAVGLAHAARLRGDDVVALAMVGDGGTSEGDFHEAMNFAAVWQAPVVFLVQNNGFAISVPLAKQTAAPTLAHKAVGYGMPGRLVDGNDIAAMHEVLSEAVRRARSGGGPTMIEAVTYRMEAHTNADDATRYRSDAEVEAWKAHDPVALLERELTARGLLDAEGIQAAKDAADAMAAALRDGMNADPVLDPMDLFAHVYEEQTDRLREQAEMLRAELEAGNE